From the Thermococcus sp. 18S1 genome, one window contains:
- a CDS encoding DHHA1 domain-containing protein, which yields MTEKLFYADAYRREAEAIIRNVEENDGTVRVLLDRTIFYPEGGGQPSDRGSIIGDGFRITVERVEGKDEVWHEGRLEGRLPEPGERVKLLLDWGWRYENMRQHTGQHILSAVLKDLYDANTTGFQIFETHNKIEIDYPGELTWEMVLEAEKRANEVVWRNLPVEIEVYDELPDNLRRELRKELSDKVRPPIRIVSIPGVDVIPCGGTHVRNTGEVGLIKVGRFYRKSRKLWRVEFVCGNRALEYLDDLLGDYWLSLDEMPNKNRPLVERVRELKAEMERLEGEKDGLRRELWRWKARALLEGAREIGGVRVVAYVEEAPMKDAQSFVVYLVDKNPNTVALVAGENYVVFAKNGNVEGISMKELLREVLSETGGGGGGSEVLARGGGFSRPSEEVLELALEKLRGRLSP from the coding sequence ATGACTGAGAAGCTGTTCTATGCCGACGCTTACCGCAGAGAGGCCGAGGCGATAATCAGAAACGTTGAAGAGAACGACGGAACCGTTAGGGTTCTTCTCGACAGGACGATATTCTACCCCGAGGGCGGCGGCCAGCCCTCCGATAGGGGAAGTATAATCGGCGACGGTTTCAGGATAACCGTCGAGAGGGTCGAGGGAAAGGACGAGGTGTGGCACGAGGGAAGACTCGAGGGACGTCTCCCGGAGCCGGGTGAGAGGGTGAAACTGCTCCTTGACTGGGGATGGAGATACGAAAACATGCGCCAGCACACCGGTCAGCACATACTCTCCGCGGTTCTCAAGGACCTCTACGACGCCAACACCACCGGCTTCCAGATTTTTGAGACCCACAACAAGATAGAGATTGATTACCCCGGGGAGCTGACGTGGGAGATGGTTCTTGAGGCCGAGAAGCGGGCCAACGAAGTGGTGTGGAGGAACCTGCCGGTTGAGATCGAGGTCTATGACGAGCTTCCCGATAACCTGAGAAGGGAGCTGAGGAAGGAGCTTTCCGACAAGGTGAGACCCCCGATTAGGATAGTCTCCATTCCCGGCGTCGATGTCATACCCTGCGGCGGGACGCACGTGCGGAACACCGGCGAGGTGGGCCTCATCAAGGTCGGCAGGTTCTACCGCAAGAGCCGGAAGCTATGGAGGGTGGAGTTCGTCTGCGGGAACCGGGCGCTCGAGTACCTCGACGACCTCCTGGGCGACTACTGGCTGAGCCTCGACGAGATGCCCAACAAGAACCGCCCCCTCGTCGAGCGGGTGAGGGAGCTTAAGGCTGAGATGGAAAGGCTCGAGGGGGAGAAGGACGGCCTCAGGCGGGAACTCTGGAGGTGGAAGGCCAGGGCGCTCCTGGAGGGGGCCAGGGAAATCGGCGGGGTCAGGGTTGTCGCGTACGTTGAGGAGGCCCCGATGAAGGACGCCCAGTCCTTCGTGGTGTACCTGGTGGACAAGAACCCGAACACGGTGGCCCTCGTGGCCGGGGAGAACTACGTGGTCTTTGCCAAAAACGGGAACGTTGAGGGAATCTCGATGAAGGAACTGCTCAGGGAGGTTCTCTCCGAGACCGGTGGCGGTGGAGGTGGCAGTGAAGTGCTCGCCAGGGGCGGGGGCTTTTCCAGGCCGTCTGAGGAGGTTCTCGAACTGGCCCTCGAAAAGTTGAGGGGGAGGCTCTCCCCCTGA
- a CDS encoding V-type ATP synthase subunit D codes for MAELLNVKPTRMELLNLKRRIKLAKKGHKLLKDKQDALIMEFFTIYDEALQLREELGRKMDEAFRALQAAEIDVGMLRLKEISLSVEPNREVEIKRRNVMGVPVPLIEAESFRRGTNERGYAFVSSSAKVDLAAGKFEEVLDLAVRLAEVEETLKRLAREIEVTKRRVNALEYIIIPRMEATVKFIKQRLDEMERENFFRLKRVKALIEARNQAEGS; via the coding sequence ATGGCAGAGCTGCTCAACGTCAAGCCCACCCGTATGGAGCTCCTGAACCTCAAGAGGCGCATTAAGCTGGCCAAGAAGGGCCACAAGCTCCTCAAGGACAAGCAGGACGCGCTCATCATGGAGTTCTTCACGATATACGATGAGGCGCTCCAGCTCAGGGAGGAGCTTGGGAGGAAAATGGACGAGGCTTTCAGGGCCCTTCAGGCGGCGGAGATAGACGTGGGAATGCTCCGCCTCAAGGAGATAAGCCTCAGCGTCGAGCCCAATAGGGAGGTCGAGATAAAGAGGAGGAACGTCATGGGCGTCCCGGTTCCGCTCATCGAGGCGGAGTCCTTCAGAAGGGGCACGAACGAGCGCGGCTACGCCTTCGTCTCCAGCTCCGCGAAGGTCGACCTTGCCGCCGGGAAGTTCGAGGAGGTTCTCGACCTTGCCGTTCGCCTCGCCGAGGTTGAGGAGACGCTCAAGAGGCTCGCGAGGGAGATAGAGGTCACCAAGAGGCGCGTCAATGCCCTCGAGTACATCATAATCCCGCGCATGGAAGCTACCGTCAAGTTCATCAAGCAGCGCCTCGACGAGATGGAGCGCGAGAACTTCTTCAGGCTCAAGAGGGTTAAGGCGTTAATCGAGGCCAGAAACCAGGCCGAGGGCTCCTGA